The Streptococcus mitis genomic sequence GTCAGTTATCAGAAAAAGACGAGCAGATGCGTATCAAAGATCGTCAGATTGCTGAGAAAGACAAACAACTGGATCAGCAGCAACAATTGACCCTTCAAGCCATGAAGGATCAAGAAAATCTTAAGCTAGAGCTGGACCAAGCAAAAGAAGAAGTCCAATCCACTAAGAAAGGCTTTTTTGCTCGTTTATTTGGAGGATAATCAAGGAGCTGTTTAGGTTACATGCTAACCTGATGGCTTCTTTTGTTTGTGAATGCTATAGTTGATTAGAATAGAGACAGTAGAGGAGAAGGATAGAATGGAACGATTAGAAGAGTACATTGCTTTTGACTTAGAATTTAATCAGCATGAAGGGCAAACACACCTGATTCAAGTATCGGCAGTGCGTTTTAGAGATGGTCAGGAAATTGATGCTTATGATTCCTATGTTCATACCAGCGTTCCCTTAAAGAGTTTTATCAATGGTTTGACAGGGATTACAGCTGAGACTCTAAAAGATGCTCCACCAGTTGAGGAAGTTATAAAAGAATTTCAAGAGTTTGTAGATTCTTTACCAATGGTGGGGTACAACGCTGCTAAAAGTGATTTGCCTATTTTAGCGGAGCATGGTTTAGACTACAGCCAGCAGTATAAGGTGGACTTGTATGATGAAGCTTTTGAACGTCGGAGTTCGGATTTACACGGTATTGCCAATCTCAAATTGCAAACAGTTGCCTCATTTCTTGGATTTCAAGGTCAGTCTCATAATAGCTTGGAGGATGCTCGTATGACGGCGCGTGTTTACGAGTCCTTCTTAGAGTCAGATCAAGCTAGAGAATTGTTAGAGACGGAAAGTAGCCTATCAAACAATCCTTTTGGAGGCTTGGACTTGTCTCAATTATTTGACTAGGAGTGCCTATGAAACCTGAAAAACCTAAAAATCTAGGTTTTAAGCAGATATACTTTAATCTAGATAAAATACTCTTTCTCTTTTTCTTGATATTTATGATGATTGAGTTTGTCTGGTTACCACTTAATTCTTGGATTGCTGGACTGTTGCTCCGTCAGACAGGTTATCTCTTTCTTTCCTACAATAATATTTTCGCTATTATAAAGGGTTCTCCCTTTGTTAGTCTTGCTTTATTTGTTCTGGTAATCGTTAATTTACTGGTCGCCTATTACCAGATAGGACTTCTCTTTATTGGTGCTCGGCATTTATTATGCCATGAAAAAAGGACTTTGCTGGAGTACAGTCGTAAGGTCTTTCGCCAAAGTTTCTTGTTTATGAAGCAAGTCACGATTTTCAAAATGACCTTTATTTTCTTTTATATCATGATTCTTTTTCCATTGATTCGAAAGATTTTAAAGATTTATTATCTTAATAAAATTGTGATTCCGGAATTTATTGTAGCCTATGTAGAAGATAAATATTGGTTAGTCGGTTTGGTAGTCACTGTTCTGGCCTTACTACTGTTTTACATTTCAGTGCGTTTGATGTTTGCCCTACCTCAGCTTTTATTTGAGAAGAAAACAGTCAAAGAAGCAGTCAGATACAGTCTAGAAAAGACAAGAAAGTACTCCTGGTTTTATACTTGGAACTTGCTTTGGATTGTCGTCAAAACCTACCTATTTTTCATTCTTTTATTGATTCCAATCTTGGCAAGTCAGGCACTGATGGATGGTTTGACCCATAAGGAATCTCTTGTACTGGGAATTATCAACTTTGTCTTGATTAAAAATTTCCACTATATAGCCTTGACTTACTTTCTCATTAAGTTTGTTTCCTTCTTAACAGGAGAAGAACTAGAAATCACACCAAGGAGAAAGAAAGACCATTGGATGAGATGGGGAGTGATGGGCTGTGCTTGTATCTTTTTCACTCTTGAGGGTTATGTTTATTTAGAAGCTCCAGTCGCCAATAAACCTTTAATCATTTCTCACAGGGGAGTATCTAATAAGAATGGTGTGCAAAATACCGTTCAATCACTAGAAAAAACCGCTCAGTTATCTCCAGATTTCGTTGAGACAGATGTTCAGGAAACAAAAGATGGCCAGTTTGTCATGATGCATGATGCCAATATCAAAAATTTGACAGGTGTTAATGCTAATCCACAGGATCTAACTTTGAAAGAATTAACCAAACTTGATATTTCAGAAAATGGTTATCATAGCAAGGTGTCTAGTTTTGATGACTATCTCAATAAAGCCAATGAATTACATCAAAAACTTCTTATTGAGATTAAAACCAGTCGAAAAGATAGCCCAGATATGATGAAACGATTTATGGAAAAATATGGAACGGTTCTTAAGCAGAATGGTCATCAAATGCAATCTTTAGACTACCATGTGATTGATCAGGTTTTAGCCTACGATTCTCAAATTCCAGTCTATTTCATCCTACCTTATAATAGTATTTTTCCAAGAACCAAGGCTACAGGTTACACCATGGAGTATTCAACTTTAGATGAAAATTTTGTCAACAAGCTTTGGAATACAGATCAGAAATTGTACGTTTGGACCATCAATAGTTCAGAGTCCTTTGATAAATCAGTTCATTTAGGAGCTGATGGCATGATAACGGATGATTTGGAAATGATTCAAGATCAAGTTACCATTGCCCAAGAAGACCCAGAGTATACTGAATTGCTTTTCAAACAGGCCATGGAATTCTTTAATTTTTAGTAAGCAAAAAGAGGAACAGTTGTTCCTCCCACGATAGGCAAGTATTCATTTGAATGCTTGTTTTTTTAATGCTTAGAATGGCAATTTCCCAGCGAAAGCACCCAGTTTTTTCTTTGTAGTTTCATCAATTTGTTCAAGAGCAGAGTTGATGGCCTGAACGGTCATATCAGAAAGAGTTTCAAGGTCTTCTGGGTCAACGACAGCTGGATTGAAGTCAATGCTGACAACTTTTTTGTCACCTGTTAAGGTCGCTTGAACAAGGTCTTGAGCAGATTTGCCAACAAATTGCATAGCAGCAAGTTCAGCTTGACTTTGTTCCATTTGTTTTTGAAGTTTTTGTGCTTGGCGCATCATGTTTTGCATGTTCATCATGGTGATTTATAGTTTCCTTTTATCTTATTTTCTTTTTTATTTTATCAATTTTGAGGCTAAAAGTCTATTGTTAGTATAAATCCCCTAACATTAAATTACCGAAGAGATTTTCTAAGAGTATGAGTCTAGAACATAAAAATAGCAGTTGATTTGAAGAAACAAAAAAGAACAGCCGAAGCTGTCTTTTTATCATTATTTGAGACCGTATTTTTTGTTGAAACGATCCACGCGTCCATCTGCTTGAGTGAACTTTTGACGTCCAGTGTAGAATGGGTGTGAGTCTGATGAAATTTCCACACGGATCAATGGGTAAGTTTCGCCTTCGAACTCAACTGTTTCGTTAGAGCGTTTTGTTGAACCGCTAAGGAATTGGTAACCAGTAGTTGTGTCCATGAAGACAACTGGGCGATATTCTGGATGGATATCTTTTTTCATTTTGCAATATTTCCTTTCTGCCATGGTCTCTTTGCGAGCCATAGATTGTTACCATACTAGTCTATCAGATTCTGAAAAGTTTGGCAAGTATTTTATCAGTTTTTAAGCAAGTTTTTTAACTTTTGGTAGATGATTTCGTTTTCTTCAAGACTGTAGGAATTAGCACCGCTTGCTAGAGGGTGACCTCCACCATCATGTTCCTTGGCAATTTCATTGATAGGATGAATTTTACTGCGTAAGCGGACACGGTAGTGGCCGTCAGCCTGCTCCACAAAAATTCCCCAGAGACTCACACTGTCAATGCGTCCAGGTGCACCGACAATGGCTGCAGTTTCAGCATCGGTTACATTGAATTGTTTCAAGACTTCTTGACTCAGGATAACGCGAGCTACACCATTTTCATCCACTTCCAGATGGTCGTAGATGTAGCCTTGCAGTTTAGCAATTTTGTAACTCATAGTGTCCATTTTGCGGGTGAGGGCCGCAAAGTCAAAGTTATGTTCTCTCAAATAAGCGGCCAGTCGAAGAGTCCGTGCAGTTGTAGAAGGATAAAGGAAGCGACCTGTATCACCAACAATTCCTGCAAAGAGCAACTCAGCAGCACGATCTGACAAGGCCAGTTGAGTTGTTTGGGCAAATAGGGTAATCATCTCACTAGCGCTACTTGAACTAGTATCGACCCAAGACAAGTCACCGTATACATCATCATTTGGATGGTGGTCAATCTTAATGAGAAAATCACCTTGACTATAGCGCTTATCATCGATTCGAGCAGTATTCGCCGTATCACAGACGATGACAAGTGCCCCTTGGTAGACACTATCTTCAACAAGATCCATCTCAGCCATCCAAGTAAGAGTTGGTTCATCATAACCAACGGCTTTGATGGTTTTTTCAGGGAAATGATATTCTAGCAAGGCTTTCAAGCCCACTTGACTTCCCAAGGCATCAGGGTCTGGTTTCATATGACGGTGAATGATAATGGTGTCGTATTCTTTAATTTTTTCTAAAATTTGATGGCAAATTTCCATAAATAACCTCAATTCTTTCTCATTTCATTGTAGCACAAGAATTTTTATTTTTAAAATGAAAAAGATGTGATATAATGGAGAAAGATAAATTGAGGAGGACGATATGACATTAGCAAAAATTGTATTTGCCAGTATGACCGGTAATACCGAAGAAATTGCAGATATTGTAGCAGACAAATTACGTGACTTGGGCTTGGATGTTGATGTTGATGAATGTACAACTGTTGACGCTTCAGACTTCTTGGAAGCAGACATTGCTATCGTTGCGACCTATACTTATGGTGATGGAGAATTGCCAGATGAAATGATGGACT encodes the following:
- a CDS encoding 3'-5' exonuclease, with the translated sequence MERLEEYIAFDLEFNQHEGQTHLIQVSAVRFRDGQEIDAYDSYVHTSVPLKSFINGLTGITAETLKDAPPVEEVIKEFQEFVDSLPMVGYNAAKSDLPILAEHGLDYSQQYKVDLYDEAFERRSSDLHGIANLKLQTVASFLGFQGQSHNSLEDARMTARVYESFLESDQARELLETESSLSNNPFGGLDLSQLFD
- a CDS encoding type B 50S ribosomal protein L31, encoding MKKDIHPEYRPVVFMDTTTGYQFLSGSTKRSNETVEFEGETYPLIRVEISSDSHPFYTGRQKFTQADGRVDRFNKKYGLK
- a CDS encoding DHH family phosphoesterase translates to MEICHQILEKIKEYDTIIIHRHMKPDPDALGSQVGLKALLEYHFPEKTIKAVGYDEPTLTWMAEMDLVEDSVYQGALVIVCDTANTARIDDKRYSQGDFLIKIDHHPNDDVYGDLSWVDTSSSSASEMITLFAQTTQLALSDRAAELLFAGIVGDTGRFLYPSTTARTLRLAAYLREHNFDFAALTRKMDTMSYKIAKLQGYIYDHLEVDENGVARVILSQEVLKQFNVTDAETAAIVGAPGRIDSVSLWGIFVEQADGHYRVRLRSKIHPINEIAKEHDGGGHPLASGANSYSLEENEIIYQKLKNLLKN
- a CDS encoding glycerophosphoryl diester phosphodiesterase membrane domain-containing protein, giving the protein MKPEKPKNLGFKQIYFNLDKILFLFFLIFMMIEFVWLPLNSWIAGLLLRQTGYLFLSYNNIFAIIKGSPFVSLALFVLVIVNLLVAYYQIGLLFIGARHLLCHEKRTLLEYSRKVFRQSFLFMKQVTIFKMTFIFFYIMILFPLIRKILKIYYLNKIVIPEFIVAYVEDKYWLVGLVVTVLALLLFYISVRLMFALPQLLFEKKTVKEAVRYSLEKTRKYSWFYTWNLLWIVVKTYLFFILLLIPILASQALMDGLTHKESLVLGIINFVLIKNFHYIALTYFLIKFVSFLTGEELEITPRRKKDHWMRWGVMGCACIFFTLEGYVYLEAPVANKPLIISHRGVSNKNGVQNTVQSLEKTAQLSPDFVETDVQETKDGQFVMMHDANIKNLTGVNANPQDLTLKELTKLDISENGYHSKVSSFDDYLNKANELHQKLLIEIKTSRKDSPDMMKRFMEKYGTVLKQNGHQMQSLDYHVIDQVLAYDSQIPVYFILPYNSIFPRTKATGYTMEYSTLDENFVNKLWNTDQKLYVWTINSSESFDKSVHLGADGMITDDLEMIQDQVTIAQEDPEYTELLFKQAMEFFNF
- a CDS encoding YbaB/EbfC family nucleoid-associated protein, translating into MMNMQNMMRQAQKLQKQMEQSQAELAAMQFVGKSAQDLVQATLTGDKKVVSIDFNPAVVDPEDLETLSDMTVQAINSALEQIDETTKKKLGAFAGKLPF